In the Trichoderma atroviride chromosome 4, complete sequence genome, AATGCTAATTGGCCGTCTTTTACCTTACAAGGTTCATGTTCCTTGCCAAAAACTTCAACTACACATCTCGTGCACTCTCTCTGGGAGTCAAACTCGTCATGAATCAGCTCATTTTCGCCCCCGGCATCAACATCTACTTCTTCAGCATGCAGGCTCTGCTCGCAGGCGACGGCATCAGTGGCGCTGTCCAGCGCGTCCGAGACACTTTGCTCACAAGCTGGATCAACTCCTGCAAGATCTGGCCTATTGTCATGGCCTTTAGCCTCAGCTATGTGCCGCTGGAGTATCGATCCCTCTTCACCGGCGCCATCAACGTCTTCTGGCAGGGTTATTTGAGCCTTTTGAACAAATGGGCCGAGGCTcgcgaagctgaagctgcagctgcgaaaCCATTAGAAGCTACACCTATTGCGCTGATTGAGGCCGCATGAGTCTTGCACGTACTaggtaaaaataaaaaggcatacatatatacatgtacaggtATGGATGGCGATTGTGGGTAAAAGGACTAGAGATAGACGGGCGTACTACTTCTTTAAAATAGCtagacttttttttgttagaTTTCATAAAGGTAGGCAGCAAGCTGACGGGATCATTTTTTAATCATGTCTGAATCATCTATTTTACATAAAATGCTTCTACAGTACCTAGTCACAAGTATCCTGCAAATGAAAGGGTGTACGTATGAAGTTCCAAATTCCAGCAGTATCGCCTCAATCACGCCCTCGCCAGTTTGACGTAACAATCTTTTGGTAGATTTACTAGCTTCTCGATAATATCCGGCCCGTTCAACGACTGATCAAGCTCTTGGAACTCAAAGCTCCATATCAACAGCGTCATCACCACTCTCAGCTTCATATATGCTAGCTTTTTCCCAAAGCACTGTCTAGGCCCGGCTGAAAAGGCAAGATTCGGCCCAGCTCGCGGGTCAAacacttcttcttctttgccgtCAGCGCTCTTTACCAGTTTCAGCCACCTCTCTGGCCTAAACTGAGatacatcttcttcccaGGGGAGAACCTTATCTTTGGACTCCTGCGACTCCAAAGAGCGCGACATTTCGCGAATCGGCAAAGCAGGCTCCGTGATTGATGGGCCCGTCAGCGACATCATTATGTCTGTGCCCTTGGGGATTTGGTACCCCAAGATCTGCGTGTCGCAAGTTGACATGCGGACGATGAGCGTTGCAACAGAGGCGTATCGGAGAGTTTCTTCCATGACGGCGTCCAAGTATGGAATTGATGTATCGCAGATTTCGTCAATGGTGGGTAGCCGAGACGCTTGGTGAGCATCAAGATGAGCTTGTCGCAAGGCATACCGAAGCCGAGTCTGGACCGACTGATAGGTTGACATGTATTTCACCCACCAACACAAAGTAGCAGCTGTGCTATCGTGACCGCCCAGAAGGTACCCAAGAAGCTGTATGAATCATGTTTCGTTAGCATACGCGCTCTCTGGGATAAATCATCTATCTTGGACCTACTTCATCTCTAATAACAGGTGAGTAGTAATCCGGTAGCCGTCCAGCCACCTTTGCGGCATTCATCTCTCGCCATAACAGTTGATCCAGAGCACTCTTGCATTCAAGCGGGCCTCCCAAAGTAAGTTTCTGCAGGCTCTTGTCTGTCTGACGCATAATCAGAGTTTTCCTGTTCCAATGAGCCCGCGCGTGCTTTGGGTTGAGCAAAGCGAGGGCTTGCGAGAGTGAAGGAAAAGGGCTTGCTTGAGCTATCGACACCATTTCTGGGATGTTGAAGAGACCTTCGAGTTCGGGCGTTACAGGAGCTGATGAGAAACAAGCAGGTTCCCCCTTGATGTCGGGAAATGTAGGGTTGATGGCTTGTATATGAGAAATCTCGTGCTGTAGAGCAGAGCTTGTGTCGTCCATTCCAAAGGCAACAGCGCATATCATGTCGAGTGTTGCCGAATAGAGATCATTGCCCACTGAAAACGGTCTACCATAGCTTTTGAACGCTTTCAACTTCCACAATGCGATTAGGGCGATAGCCTTGTCATATATTTGAGGTGCCGATGCCTAAAACTACCTTTAGGATATACTTCCTTACATTAATGTAAGCTCAACAGCATAACGTACCTCTTTGAGAAACTTGGGTGCCATGAGATCTCGGATAAGCTTCTTGTGAAATTGGAGTCGAGGATCCGCAGTTTGCATCGTAAAGTGAAAATTTGGAGCCACCACGCCAATACACTCTTTATTCCTGTTACCCCTATCAAACTCTTTGGATCGGCGCGAACAGATATCCACAACCTCGCGATAGTCGGTCACAAGCACAGTCGGTCGGCGAAAAGGGAACAAGAAGACCTGAGACACCGGGCCTCCATGCTCTCGAGGCTGGTTCCATAGCCACTGTCGACGGTATCTTGCTTTCTTGAACAGCGGCACATCTCCGAAGAATCTTGAGGCTGACTCTGCGTTGTAGGGAATTCCAGGCAAAGGTTTAGGCAGAGCAGCCTGATAGACGGTATAGACTGTGATTGCGATGACCAgcccagcaaaaagaaagggatAAACGTTGAGGTCAACCGAAAGGAATTCCATATCGCTGTTAGGGTAGTGGCCTTGCGATATTTTGGAGATGCCAAAAGACAATCTACAGAGCCAGCGTGGGCTGAGAAAGAAACGACTGAGATGGTATTATTTATTCGAGTTTCAGAAGCCAGTTACATGTGGGCTGTGTAACCTGTGGATGACTATGGATACGAGAAGTTTGAAAAGGTCTGTGTTCATTCAAGTGAGCAGTAGCTCACTTTTCTAGCAGAAACATCAGACTGTTGGTCGACAGGAGCAGTGACCAAGGGGCCGTTTGTGTGTTGCTATCCGCGGCATTGATCCACAGTTCTCACTTGTACTTGTGCGAGCTGAAAATGAGAGCATCATACCTAATTAATTTACCCATTCGCGGGCATCGTCAATCAACTGCCCAATGTAATCTTTACGGTGGGCTCATTCGTGTGCAGCAAGGCTTCGGGGGACATGTCCCGAGTTGGCAGCATAGCCTAGTGGCacaaatcaaaatcaagctAGAGGGCATATATATTGTGCGGCTCACATACAGCTGCAGCCGGATTGGCAAATTATGTGATGTATTTGCCCATTATCTGCCTCTTCGGAAGCACTATCCACACGAGATCAGTGAATCGGCAAATCAATAGCAGAGCAAGCGCCGAGCATCGACATTGTCAAGTCACAACGGAACACCACTTACATGGGTTCCTACATACACCACAATGCACGTTGGTGCTCTGCCTGCATGTGCATTTATTGACTGCACTCTCCGGAATGCTCcatacatacttgtacatgtggCCCCGAGATCCAACCACAGAAAGAATTCGCCAATATGTAGTCGTATTCAACCTCCGGGCCACAGCCAGTGGTTACCTACGTTGGTAGACAACCTCGAATATGGAGCGCTACTGAGCCGCAACTCCACTCTGTTACCGCCGATGCCCTGCCGCCTGGCGAATCCATCGAATCAGCAATGGAGTGGAATGGGGAAAGTGATTGTACCGGCATGTGAGCGGCTATTCCATTTAATAGTTTATGGTCTAGAAGAGCCGAGTTATGGCTGCCCAGATTAGGAAACGGCATGTAGAGTTACATCGACATGGCAGATGAGGATGTATTCGGGCAACGATTGATAAGCTCCAAAGTGTGATGTGTATGTGTATGTTGGATGGCACCACCCGTAAGTAAACTCCTCGACTTTTCGTAGATGGACTGGATTTCATTCTTCTactccttctctctcgcttttCGATCTCTGTTCCCACCGGCGGAAGATCCGTGTCTCATCGCATTGTCAAGGTCTAGGCGAGAACACGGATCCCAATAAGTTCAATGCTTGTGGTCGATTACTGAATAACACAATGTCATTGTGGTCCTGCTGGTGTCTATTGCATTGTTGGATGATTCGGGAAGCTCTATCACGATTTGTGATTCTGGGAAGATCCGACAGTGTAACAGTCAGTGCCTCACTTACacgtaggtaggtatgcTAGTGATTAAATATCTCAAGCGGGGAAGATGACGAACCGACGCCGGCTATGTTACCTGGACAGCCTCTATCGTGACATCTTGTAGTTGCTGTTGTTTTACCTGCTACATCCAATTTCCAATTCTCGCTTCTCAATCGACAGCTTGCTTGACTCTAGCCTTTACGTTACATTCCAGCAATAATCTGTGTCAGAGTAGCCGCCCAAATGCGgcctgtacatgtatgcacgATGCATGTATAAAATCTGCGGCCAGCGGACCGCCGCCACAGACATTAAATGTTCGATAAGGCGTAGAACTGGCCATCCGTCGCTCAGCAGCGGAATCTAGGTTATCGGTGGGGTTGCAGCATCTCGGCAGCACTTGCTGATGGGCTGAAAGTTCAAATGTTGTCATTTCAATGTCTGGCTTTGAGTGTTTAAAGCTTCAATGCTTTGGCACGTGCGCTTAGGCGAGCGCTAAAGCAATGAGCGCTAAAACAAGAGCCCTGTCAGCCCGCCCTCAGCGCCCGGGGTGGCCTAGATCTGGCGATGATGTGCCTGGCAGCATGCAGCGGAACGTCATCAAGGCCCCTAAGCTCTGCTGACATGCTTACGGTGCACATCGCGAACTCTCCTTTGTTATCCATTCTTTCTCTCAACATTTCCATTCATGCCCTGACGCGACCGCAGCCGCTCTTTTGGTAGAGATTcgagcccttttttttttttttttttttttttttgggtacACCATCTTTAAATGCCATCATTTCTTGGACGCCATGCTTTCGAAGCTCTTCTCGACGACCCTCAAGCTCGCCCTGCCGTCGCAGTCCTCAGCTTCGCCCAATCCCTACCGGGCCTTGaaccaagatgaagacgcaAACGAAGAGGGCGAGAGGCCCGATGGACCATCTCACGCATCCGATGCAGACTCGCAGCTGAAAAACCATCGAGATgcggcggcgatgctgctcaTCAAGCTGGGCCGCTCACCGGACGAGGTCATCACGGTTTCGCCCGCCGACGACGCCCGCATCCTTCGCCGCATCGATCTCGCTCTGCTTCCACTTATGCTTTCCGTATACTTTCTCCAGGCTCTCGACAAGGCCACGCTGTCCTACGCATCGATATTTGGCCTGATCGACGATACAGGTCTCAAAGGCGACGAGTTCTCGTGGCTCGGCAGCATTGTTTATCTGGCTCAGCTTATTATGCAACTACCCTTGGCCTGGGCCCTAGTTAAGCTTCCCATTGGCAAATTTACGAGCATCATGGTACTCGCTTGGGGCATTACTTTGACTTCGATGACATGGGCACACAACTTTGGACAGCTGATGGCTGCCCGCTTCTTTTTGGGCGCTTTTGAGGCTTGCGTGGGACCGGCCTTTGTTGCGATTACACAGATGTGGTGGAGACGAAGGTAAGACATTACTTTAAGGCGTTGTCATAGAGAACCAAGTACTGACGCTTGGATAGAGAGCAAACGCTGAGGATTGGATCTTGGTACTGCATGAATGGCTTGACTTGGGTGGTGAGTACACCATGTTGACTTTCACAATCTTTTGACCACTAACAAGGCGTAGTTTGGAAGTCTCATCACATATGGACTCGCTAGTATTCATTCATCTTTGAAGCCATACCAGGTAAAGAAGACATCCCTATCTCCAACTTCCTTTCTCTAACATGGGCAAgatcatcttcctcttcttcggtaTTGTTACGGTCGCAGTCTCTGGGGCTATGTTCTTCTGGATGCCGGATTCTCCTACCGAAGCAAAGTTCCTCACCGACAATGACAAGATTATTGCTATAGAGCGTCTACGCAATAATCAGATGGGGGTTATGTCGCGAGAGTGGAGGTACGCTCACTTTTTTGAAGCTCTAAGAGACGTCAAAACCTGGTTATGGGTCATTATGATCTTCTGCATCTCAGTACCTTCCAACGGCATATCCACATTTGGGCCACTCATCATCCACAGTTTTGTGACGGATCCTTTCAAGACTATATTGTTCAACGTTCCGGTTGGATTCTCTCACATTGTAGCTGTTTCATTGAGTGCGTATGTCTcgatgagatggaagctCAAAGGACCGGTCATTGCCATTTTATGTATCCCGCCAATCATCGGCTTTTCGATTCTGCTGCATTTCCCACATGACGCTGAGCATCGAGCAGTCTTGCTTGCAGGATATTTCTGTCTTTCCACTTTTACAGGCATTAGTAAGTTTTACTCTAATTCAACAGCATTTTTGCAATGCTAACACCCGGCAGCACCACTCATCTACTCCTGGTCGGCGCAAAATACGGCTGGAGATACAAAGCGAAAGTGTACATCAGCGTTCGTATTTATCGGTGCCTCTGCCGGTAACATTATTGgtcctttgctttttacGCCAGACGAAGCACCTTCATATTCGCGAGGCTTACGTGCAAACGTTGTGTTTTTCACCATAGTCATCGTTCTTGTGGGAATTACATCGCTGTATCTGAAATATCTCAACACACACCATGCTAAGCGCAGAGTGGCACTGGGAAAGAGTGCAACCGTTTTGGACATGAGCTTAGAGACTGCAGAGGAGGTGGAGCGCATGGAAGCATTGGAGCGAGCGATGCGAGAGGGGACCCAGAGGCTCTCTGTGGAAAACGGAGATACCAGGCTTGAAGgggacgatgaagagagcgGAGTTCAGACTGAGGACGCCAAGGGCCAAAAGGCTTTTGCTGATATTACGGACCTCGAGAATGAAGATTTTGTCTTTGTATTTTGAATTGGCGGCGTTTGAGGATGGTGACGGATACCCAGCCTTTATTTGTATTTGTATTCCCTCTAGTACTATCATGAAGTAATGTTAACGAAGCTCTTATCACACCCATGCTGTAAGCAGCCGGATAACATTGAATAAAGGATATCAATTGAGGATGTTCTTGGTCATCGAACTCTGGAATTAACTTTTACATAAAACGCAGCTTTTATACTGAACCCATATATACGTTACGTGTGATTTGTTTCGAATTTTATTGAACCTGTTGGATTTGGCAAAGTCCAACTAAGGTGCCGCTGATTGGTCCGCGGACGGTCAAGGTAGGTATAATCAAAGCGGCTGAGTACCATTATCGCCTGCAGCCTGCTTCTGCACCCCTCACTGCCTACAAACACGTCTAAGCTTGAGATGAGGCTTCCAATAACTGCTATCCAAAGTGGTTAGTGTGTTGGTTGCCTCATATTCACTTCGTTTTTGATAGGGCCACTTGCCTTTCACCGCCTCCACTACTTTGTAAAGTCTGGATACACGTACCTGCCTATCCTTCTACCCTCCATTAGGACTTACATCGCGCTGCACGCGACTTTCCCTCACCTACGCGTCTACCATGGTCAGAATGAAAAATTTGCCTTGTAGCCCTCATATGGACCTCAATCGTCTCCCCCACCACTTTGATAACGACACATATTCCGAATTCTTAGATGCAAACCAGCAGGATCGCACAATCGAccctgcggcggcggcggcagcagcttcagtaGGTCCCCTTCTTCACAACGACTTCGCGTGTTCTAAGGCGATCAGACAATATGTCCAAGGACAGGGATGAAAACGGTGGTAGCACTGCTCCAGctcgagagaagagaaaacgtTCAACCAGTGATTCTGCTGGAAGAACAGCGGCTGAGCGAAAACTGGCGCATGCAGACTACACCGTCGGCTGGATCTGTGCTCTGCAGATCGAGTACGTTGCCGCGCAGATTTTTCTTGACCAGGTCCATCAAGCCCCGGAACATGTGCACCCTCATGACGATAATTGCTATGCATTGGGCAGGATAGGACGCCACAATATAGTCATTGCCGTTTTGCCCAATGGAGAATACGGAATTTCCAGTGCTACGGGCGTTGCAAAGAATATGCTGAGCAGCTTTCCTAATGTTCGAATCGGCCTCATGGTTGGTATCGGTGGCGGCGCTCCAAGCGAGAAGCATGATATACGGCTTGGTGACGTTGTGGTTAGTGCTCCTCGCGACGGAACTGGAGGCGTTTTCCAGTATGACTTTGGCAAAGCGATCCAAGATGGGACTCTTCATACAACAGGGTTTCTGAACCAGCCGCCAACGTTTCTCTTAACTGCAGTGAATGGACTTGAAACAGACTACGAGATCCACGGTCACCAACTTGAGGAGAGCATCAATGACGTTCTTGAGAAATTACCGAGGCTGCGTCGAAAGTATGCGCGACCGCTGCCAAGCACTGACAGACTATATCAATCAGCAGCGATTCATCCATTGACTATCGAGGAAAATTGCCCAAATTGCTGTGACAATGACTCGTCGAATATAATAGTACGTGTCGACCGAACTCAGGAAGACGACAACCCAGCTATTCACCATGGCTTGATTGCCTCGGCAAACCAAGTGATGAAGGACGCCCTGATACGAGACAAACTAATCAAGGAGAAAGATGTCTTATGCTTTGAAATGGAAGCAGCTGGACTAATGAATCAGTTTCCTTGCTTAGTTATTCGTGGCATCTGCGATTACTCTGATTCTCATAAGAATAAAGAGTGGCAAGGCTacgcagcaatggcagccgcAGCTTACACCAAGGACCTTTTATCCAGAATCCCCCCCCAATAAGGTTGAGGAGGAAAATCGGATCATCGATGTCCTAAAAAGTCAGTGTCAACTAGTCAATAGTGAATATATCGACATATCGATTAGGTGTTAATTGTTGCAGATGTctttgatggcgttgaaaaGCTTCTCAGCGTACATTACGATCAAGAGCACCAGAACATTCTCAAGTGGCTCGCACCTATTGACTTCGCCATCCAGCAGAGCGAGTATATCAAGATCCGTCAGCGAGGGACTTGTCATTGGTTTCTTGCCTCGGACGAATATTTGTCTTGGCTCAAGTCTGACAACCAGACGCTATTCTGCCCCGGAGTTCCTGGAGCCGGCAAAACTATCATGAGCGCAGCAGTTATCGATGACCTCCTTTACGGCCGATATAAAGATGACGCCAGTGTAGGAATATCGTACCTATACTGCGATTTCAGGAGGCATAACGAGCAGAAAACAAACGATCTTATCGCGAACCTACTTAAACAGCTAATTCAGAAGCAAAGGAGGATACCTGATTGTGTGCAGATTCTCTATGACGAGTATAACGAAATACAAAAAAGGCCGTCTTTGACTGAGCTGCTAGAAGCATTGCATTCTGTCAGCAGTCTTTACTCTAAAGTCTTCATCCTTGTCGATGCACTAGATGAGTGTCAAGAAACAGATGGATGTCGCAAAATCTTTTTATCGGAGATTCTGAAGCTTCAAAGAGAAACGAATGTAAATATATTTGCGACTTCGAGATTTGTCCAGGAGATTGCCGATACTTTTGACCAAAGTGTTCACTTCGAAATCAGAGCCAAAGATGAGGATGTGCAAGCATTTCTTGATAGCCGTATGGATAGGCTTCCAAATTTTATATTGACAAAGCCAGATTTACAAAATGAGATAAAAACCAAAATATCTCAACTTTCTGATGGAATGTGAGCTATTtttgccaaaaaaaaaaattgttcCTCGAAGTCAAACGTTCTCAGGCCTGACTGGTTGCAGGTTTCTTCTTGTGAGGCTTCATGTTGACTCTTTAGCCCGGCTACCGACAGTAGGCGATATCAGACAAGCGTTGCGAAATTTACCTCGTTCACTAGGAAAGATATATCAGCAAGCAATAACAAGGATCGAAAGCCAGGGGCAACATTTGTGTCAATTAGCAAGAAAAGTCATATCCTGGCTCATCCACGCAAAAAGAGTACTCTCCATGACTGAACTCCAACACGCCGTTGCAGTCAAGACGGGAAATCTGGAATTAGATGAGGAGTTCATTCCTGACAGAGAAACCATGGCTTCCATCTATGCCGGCCTCGTCACGCACGACACCGAGAGAGATGTCTTGCGATTAGCACACTATACAATTCAAGACTACTTTGAGAAGGAAGGGAAATTCTGGATTTCGGATGCAGAGACAGATATCACCACAGTCTGCGTCACCTATCTCTCGTTTCACGCATTTGAAGGCGGCATCTGCAAGACGCAGTTTGAGTACGACCAGCGGCTGGCATCAAACGTGCTATACCACTATGCTGCGAATTACTGGGGTCACCATGCTCGTGCATCTACAAACACACAGCCGATCCTAGAGTTTCTCCattccaaggccaaggtaTCTGCCGCCGACCAGGCGCTGGAAAGGGGCCGGAGATTCTTCGACGACCTTGGGGGCGGGAAAATAGGCTTTCATCTTGCAGCGCATTTCGGATTGGAGAATATAGCGACGCGCCTACTCGAAGACGGGCAGAGTGTGAATGCCAGAGACCATCGCGGATACACACCAATCGTTTGCGCCATTAGAGGAGGGCACCAGGGCATGGTCGAGCATCTGCTCAGAATCGGCGCCAAGGCCAACAGTAAGGACTACCGGGGCCGCACGCCGCTTTTTGAGGCAATTAGCCATGCGGACGACGCCgtcgtcaagctgctgctgggaaaTGGTGCAACAGTCAAAATGGCCGACTGGAAGGGCCGGACACCACTCTATTACGCTTCAGACATTGGTGACATAGGCATAGCCATGCTACTGCTGCAAAGCGGTGCTGACGTTGACGTGCCGAATAACTATGGCCAAACCCCGCTGTTTCAGGCTTCCGGTAGCGGGCATGAGGACATCGTCAGGCTTCTGCTCAATCTCGGTGCTGAAATTGATGCAGCAGATCAGGACGGCCGGACGCCGCTCCTTTGCACTTCGCAATGGGGACATGCGAATATCGCCAAGGTGCTGATAGAAAACGGCGCCGAAATTGACGCGCCGGATAATGACGGCCAGACGCcgcttgctgctgcgtccAGTCTCGGGCACAAGGACGTCGTCAAGGTCTTGCTGGAAAATGGCGCTGGGGTTCATGCAGTAAATGCAGATGGCCATACGCCGCTATGTTTGGCAAATTTTCATGGGCGCAAGGAGAttctcaagctgctgctagagcatggagctggtgctggtgctatAGAATTTGACACGGAATCATAGTGTAGGTCGGAATGAAGTTGAAAGTGCTGCTAATGCGAGGTGATGGAACAGCATAAAATCTGCGCAGACACTCCGTACGTGTTATAGGCAAAGCTGATGTTACCAGCAGGCAAGTCATATCAGCAGGTAACATTCATTGCAGTCCGCAGTAAGGCTGTATACCAAGTACATGCAGCTAACTGGTCAATAGCAATTTGCTAATAAGGTCGCTCTACTTGACTCTACATATTCCTTTTGAACAGTCAAGGCAAGTTTGCACGGCACATCAAAAGAGCCACTCATCAATAACTTGACCAAAGTTGAAGCCATCCGCACGCCGTCTTCACCCAATGGACTCGATTTTTAAACGTTCTTATTCAACCTTGGAAGATGCGGTTGCCGGCGTCAAGCAGACTGGCAAAGAAAACGGCTACGACCTCTCCATCCACAAGGAGAAGCCTTCGGGCCGTGATTTTCACACGATTGTAATCCGCTGTGCCAAAGGGAGGCCATACCTGCCGTCGGCCAAGGAAAGGGTCCATGAGACGAAGAGACGGAAGACCAGCACGCACAAGACTGGCTGCTTTCCACTTCAATATCAAGCTGCTGAACAAGGCCGAAGCTAGCGTTTGGTGCCCACAACGCATCATCAGTGACAACGCCAATGAGCACAATCACTGGCCGCTGGAGCCAGGAGCGGTGCCAAGCTTCCGTAGAGACGACATCTTGAAAGCAACAGCGCGGATTATCTCTGCTAGGAATACGGGGCTCATGCCAGGACAGATTCTTGTTGAATTACAAAACGGCCCGGACCCCGGGTCAGATGTAAACAACGTTCTCACGCTGCATCGTCGCAATGGGCTTGCCGGCAAAACAGCGGATGCAAGTACCAGCTGAGAACATCATTATAGCACGTTGAGGCGTTGAAGCGCTGGGATGAAAGTCGAGTTCCACTGCTCTCATATTGAGCTGGCCGTCGAGCACAGCTGAGGTGACAAGCAGACAACACATGTCAGCAGGTTGCATGTGCATCCTGGGGCATATGAAATGGGTGGCTCATTGGTCAAAAATAGTTTGGTAACAGAGCGGCCCATGTTCTTGCATTGGCTCATTTGTGGGCATGGACAAGCAAAAGATGAGCTGTCGATGAGGCGGTGCTGGCCAgtca is a window encoding:
- a CDS encoding uncharacterized protein (EggNog:ENOG41) yields the protein MDSIFKRSYSTLEDAVAGVKQTGKENGYDLSIHKEKPSGRDFHTIVIRCAKGRPYLPSAKERVHETKRRKTSTHKTGCFPLQYQAAEQGRS
- a CDS encoding uncharacterized protein (EggNog:ENOG41~TransMembrane:1 (o12-31i)), with amino-acid sequence MEFLSVDLNVYPFLFAGLVIAITVYTVYQAALPKPLPGIPYNAESASRFFGDVPLFKKARYRRQWLWNQPREHGGPVSQVFLFPFRRPTVLVTDYREVVDICSRRSKEFDRGNRNKECIGVVAPNFHFTMQTADPRLQFHKKLIRDLMAPKFLKEASAPQIYDKAIALIALWKLKAFKSYGRPFSVGNDLYSATLDMICAVAFGMDDTSSALQHEISHIQAINPTFPDIKGEPACFSSAPVTPELEGLFNIPEMVSIAQASPFPSLSQALALLNPKHARAHWNRKTLIMRQTDKSLQKLTLGGPLECKSALDQLLWREMNAAKVAGRLPDYYSPVIRDELLGYLLGGHDSTAATLCWWVKYMSTYQSVQTRLRYALRQAHLDAHQASRLPTIDEICDTSIPYLDAVMEETLRYASVATLIVRMSTCDTQILGYQIPKGTDIMMSLTGPSITEPALPIREMSRSLESQESKDKVLPWEEDVSQFRPERWLKLVKSADGKEEEVFDPRAGPNLAFSAGPRQCFGKKLAYMKLRVVMTLLIWSFEFQELDQSLNGPDIIEKLVNLPKDCYVKLARA
- a CDS encoding uncharacterized protein (EggNog:ENOG41), producing the protein MSKDRDENGGSTAPAREKRKRSTSDSAGRTAAERKLAHADYTVGWICALQIEYVAAQIFLDQVHQAPEHVHPHDDNCYALGRIGRHNIVIAVLPNGEYGISSATGVAKNMLSSFPNVRIGLMVGIGGGAPSEKHDIRLGDVVVSAPRDGTGGVFQYDFGKAIQDGTLHTTGFLNQPPTFLLTAVNGLETDYEIHGHQLEESINDVLEKLPRLRRKYARPLPSTDRLYQSAAIHPLTIEENCPNCCDNDSSNIIVRVDRTQEDDNPAIHHGLIASANQVMKDALIRDKLIKEKDVLCFEMEAAGLMNQFPCLVIRGICDYSDSHKNKEWQGYAAMAAAAYTKDLLSRIPPQ
- a CDS encoding uncharacterized protein (EggNog:ENOG41), producing MSAAVIDDLLYGRYKDDASVGISYLYCDFRRHNEQKTNDLIANLLKQLIQKQRRIPDCVQILYDEYNEIQKRPSLTELLEALHSVSSLYSKVFILVDALDECQETDGCRKIFLSEILKLQRETNVNIFATSRFVQEIADTFDQSVHFEIRAKDEDVQAFLDSRMDRLPNFILTKPDLQNEIKTKISQLSDGMFLLVRLHVDSLARLPTVGDIRQALRNLPRSLGKIYQQAITRIESQGQHLCQLARKVISWLIHAKRVLSMTELQHAVAVKTGNLELDEEFIPDRETMASIYAGLVTHDTERDVLRLAHYTIQDYFEKEGKFWISDAETDITTVCVTYLSFHAFEGGICKTQFEYDQRLASNVLYHYAANYWGHHARASTNTQPILEFLHSKAKVSAADQALERGRRFFDDLGGGKIGFHLAAHFGLENIATRLLEDGQSVNARDHRGYTPIVCAIRGGHQGMVEHLLRIGAKANSKDYRGRTPLFEAISHADDAVVKLLLGNGATVKMADWKGRTPLYYASDIGDIGIAMLLLQSGADVDVPNNYGQTPLFQASGSGHEDIVRLLLNLGAEIDAADQDGRTPLLCTSQWGHANIAKVLIENGAEIDAPDNDGQTPLAAASSLGHKDVVKVLLENGAGVHAVNADGHTPLCLANFHGRKEILKLLLEHGAGAGAIEFDTES
- a CDS encoding uncharacterized protein (EggNog:ENOG41~TransMembrane:12 (i94-121o133-154i161-178o190-211i223-241o253-273i322-345o357-376i388-407o413-436i448-468o480-501i)); this encodes MLSKLFSTTLKLALPSQSSASPNPYRALNQDEDANEEGERPDGPSHASDADSQLKNHRDAAAMLLIKLGRSPDEVITVSPADDARILRRIDLALLPLMLSVYFLQALDKATLSYASIFGLIDDTGLKGDEFSWLGSIVYLAQLIMQLPLAWALVKLPIGKFTSIMVLAWGITLTSMTWAHNFGQLMAARFFLGAFEACVGPAFVAITQMWWRRREQTLRIGSWYCMNGLTWVFGSLITYGLASIHSSLKPYQIIFLFFGIVTVAVSGAMFFWMPDSPTEAKFLTDNDKIIAIERLRNNQMGVMSREWRYAHFFEALRDVKTWLWVIMIFCISVPSNGISTFGPLIIHSFVTDPFKTILFNVPVGFSHIVAVSLSAYVSMRWKLKGPVIAILCIPPIIGFSILLHFPHDAEHRAVLLAGYFCLSTFTGITPLIYSWSAQNTAGDTKRKCTSAFVFIGASAGNIIGPLLFTPDEAPSYSRGLRANVVFFTIVIVLVGITSLYLKYLNTHHAKRRVALGKSATVLDMSLETAEEVERMEALERAMREGTQRLSVENGDTRLEGDDEESGVQTEDAKGQKAFADITDLENEDFVFVF